One genomic segment of Acanthochromis polyacanthus isolate Apoly-LR-REF ecotype Palm Island chromosome 9, KAUST_Apoly_ChrSc, whole genome shotgun sequence includes these proteins:
- the LOC110951960 gene encoding amyloid beta A4 precursor protein-binding family B member 1-interacting protein-like isoform X2: protein MDEIDAMFSDLLGEMDHLSQSLMPAADTPEAELVSLSHKTFSVGFTDLNESLNELEDHDLDALVADLGSNPNPQEPSSDEPTDTHSVPPAMTQEPEPAAARPAPSNTTEPSRVKQTSEPKTKADKIKLALEKLKEAKVRKLIVKVLMNDGSSKTLMVDERQSVREVLDTLFEKTHCDCSIDWSLCEADPELQIERGFEDHEYLVELLSAWTRHSENKIYFLSRPQKYVMFTDPQLFYMWKKTKSCLSEINKQAKELLIKEHFGGSALIVPDLEGTLYLKEDGKKVWKPRCFVLRASGIYYVPKGKTKSSTDLACFVRFEKVNIYTTINYKQKYRAPTNFCFMLKHPCIQKESHYIKFLCCDDEHTLMLWVNSIRIAKYGTVLYQNYQAAVRRASTLQTLTSAAHKDKSNGHTPRTTPSKTANVLSYPHEPPPDFIPPPPPGQEHV, encoded by the exons ATGGATGAAATAGACGCCATGTTCAGTGACCTGCTTGGAGAGATGGATCACCTCTCTCAG AGTTTGATGCCTGCAGCCGACACTCCAGAAGCTGAGCTGGTCTCACTGAGCCACAAAACCTTCTCCGTCGGTTTCACAGACCTGAACG AGTCTCTCAATGAACTGGAGGACCATGACCTGGATGCTCTGGTGGCTGACCTGGGATCAAATCCAAACCCACAAGAACCCTCTTCTGATGAACCTACAGATACTCACAGTGTACCACCTGCCATGACTCAGGAGCCAGAGCCAGCAGCTGCCCGTCCTGCACCATCAAACACCACCGAACCATCCAGGGTGAAGCAAACG AGTGAACCTAAAACAAAGGCAGACAAAATCAAACTTGCTCTGGAGAAGCTGAAAGAGGCCAAAGTGAGGAAG CTGATAGTGAAGGTGCTGATGAATGACGGCAGCTCCAAGACTCTGATGGTGGACGAGAGGCAGTCGGTCCGAGAGGTTTTGGACACCCTGTTTGAAAAGACGCACTGTGATTGCAGCATCGACTGGAGCCTGTGTGAGGCCGACCCCGAGCTGCAGATTG AAAGAGGCTTTGAGGATCATGAATATTTAGTGGAGCTGCTGTCTGCTTGGACTCgccacagtgaaaacaaaatctacTTCCTGTCAAGACCACAGAAATATGTGATGTTCACAGACCCTCAG CTATTTTACATGTGGAAAAAGACGAAATCCTGTTTGAGCGAGATCAACAAGCAGGCCAAAGAGCTGCTGATCAAG GAACATTTTGGGGGTTCTGCTCTGATTGTTCCTGACCTTGAGGGAACTCTTTACCTGAAAGAAGATGGGAAGAAGGTTTGGAAACCGCGCTGCTTCGTGCTCAGGGCCTCGGGCATCTATTACGTAcccaaaggaaaaacaaag TCTTCCACTGATCTCGCCTGCTTTGTCCGTTTTGAGAAAGTCAACATCTACACCACCATCAACTACAAGCAGAAGTACAGAGCTCCCACCAACTTCTGCTTCATGCTAAAG CATCCCTGCATCCAGAAAGAGTCTCACTACATCAAGTTCCTGTGCTGCGATGATGAACACACGCTGATGCTTTGGGTCAACTCCATCAGAATAGCCAAG TATGGGACTGTCCTCTATCAGAACTATCAGGCTGCAGTGAGGAGAGCATCCACTCTACAAACTCTTACTTCTGCTGCACACAAAG ACAAATCCAACGGTCACACCCCTCGGACGACTCCATCCAAAACCGCAAATGTTCTCAGCTACCCTCATGAGCCTCCGCCTGACttcattcctcctcctcctcctggacAAGAGCACGTTTGA
- the LOC110951960 gene encoding amyloid beta A4 precursor protein-binding family B member 1-interacting protein-like isoform X1 — protein sequence MVLSSVKETAKMDEIDAMFSDLLGEMDHLSQSLMPAADTPEAELVSLSHKTFSVGFTDLNESLNELEDHDLDALVADLGSNPNPQEPSSDEPTDTHSVPPAMTQEPEPAAARPAPSNTTEPSRVKQTSEPKTKADKIKLALEKLKEAKVRKLIVKVLMNDGSSKTLMVDERQSVREVLDTLFEKTHCDCSIDWSLCEADPELQIERGFEDHEYLVELLSAWTRHSENKIYFLSRPQKYVMFTDPQLFYMWKKTKSCLSEINKQAKELLIKEHFGGSALIVPDLEGTLYLKEDGKKVWKPRCFVLRASGIYYVPKGKTKSSTDLACFVRFEKVNIYTTINYKQKYRAPTNFCFMLKHPCIQKESHYIKFLCCDDEHTLMLWVNSIRIAKYGTVLYQNYQAAVRRASTLQTLTSAAHKDKSNGHTPRTTPSKTANVLSYPHEPPPDFIPPPPPGQEHV from the exons ATGGATGAAATAGACGCCATGTTCAGTGACCTGCTTGGAGAGATGGATCACCTCTCTCAG AGTTTGATGCCTGCAGCCGACACTCCAGAAGCTGAGCTGGTCTCACTGAGCCACAAAACCTTCTCCGTCGGTTTCACAGACCTGAACG AGTCTCTCAATGAACTGGAGGACCATGACCTGGATGCTCTGGTGGCTGACCTGGGATCAAATCCAAACCCACAAGAACCCTCTTCTGATGAACCTACAGATACTCACAGTGTACCACCTGCCATGACTCAGGAGCCAGAGCCAGCAGCTGCCCGTCCTGCACCATCAAACACCACCGAACCATCCAGGGTGAAGCAAACG AGTGAACCTAAAACAAAGGCAGACAAAATCAAACTTGCTCTGGAGAAGCTGAAAGAGGCCAAAGTGAGGAAG CTGATAGTGAAGGTGCTGATGAATGACGGCAGCTCCAAGACTCTGATGGTGGACGAGAGGCAGTCGGTCCGAGAGGTTTTGGACACCCTGTTTGAAAAGACGCACTGTGATTGCAGCATCGACTGGAGCCTGTGTGAGGCCGACCCCGAGCTGCAGATTG AAAGAGGCTTTGAGGATCATGAATATTTAGTGGAGCTGCTGTCTGCTTGGACTCgccacagtgaaaacaaaatctacTTCCTGTCAAGACCACAGAAATATGTGATGTTCACAGACCCTCAG CTATTTTACATGTGGAAAAAGACGAAATCCTGTTTGAGCGAGATCAACAAGCAGGCCAAAGAGCTGCTGATCAAG GAACATTTTGGGGGTTCTGCTCTGATTGTTCCTGACCTTGAGGGAACTCTTTACCTGAAAGAAGATGGGAAGAAGGTTTGGAAACCGCGCTGCTTCGTGCTCAGGGCCTCGGGCATCTATTACGTAcccaaaggaaaaacaaag TCTTCCACTGATCTCGCCTGCTTTGTCCGTTTTGAGAAAGTCAACATCTACACCACCATCAACTACAAGCAGAAGTACAGAGCTCCCACCAACTTCTGCTTCATGCTAAAG CATCCCTGCATCCAGAAAGAGTCTCACTACATCAAGTTCCTGTGCTGCGATGATGAACACACGCTGATGCTTTGGGTCAACTCCATCAGAATAGCCAAG TATGGGACTGTCCTCTATCAGAACTATCAGGCTGCAGTGAGGAGAGCATCCACTCTACAAACTCTTACTTCTGCTGCACACAAAG ACAAATCCAACGGTCACACCCCTCGGACGACTCCATCCAAAACCGCAAATGTTCTCAGCTACCCTCATGAGCCTCCGCCTGACttcattcctcctcctcctcctggacAAGAGCACGTTTGA